One segment of Nocardia farcinica DNA contains the following:
- a CDS encoding YcnI family copper-binding membrane protein — protein sequence MRSSLSRACGTAVAAVGVVLLTGGTAAAHVTADAPGAAQGGYSVVTFRVPTESETAATTALTVTLPNVRSARTEPLPGWTARVDRNDKSEAVSVTWTADPGNPGVQPGQFQRFVVSIGPLPSAETVSFPAEQTYSDGRVVAWNQPPAADGSEPEHPAPTLTLATAPGDTAADGHHVGTEAAHADDASDETARWLGGIGLALGLFAVALGLGTVIRGRRA from the coding sequence ATGCGTAGTTCCCTTTCGCGCGCCTGCGGTACGGCGGTGGCCGCCGTGGGCGTCGTGCTGCTCACCGGCGGCACCGCCGCGGCGCACGTCACCGCCGACGCGCCCGGCGCCGCCCAGGGCGGGTACTCGGTGGTCACCTTCCGGGTGCCCACCGAGTCCGAGACCGCCGCCACCACCGCGCTGACGGTGACCCTGCCGAACGTGCGCAGCGCCCGCACCGAACCACTGCCCGGGTGGACGGCCCGGGTCGACCGCAACGACAAGTCCGAGGCGGTGTCGGTCACCTGGACCGCCGACCCGGGCAACCCGGGCGTGCAGCCCGGGCAGTTCCAGCGCTTCGTCGTCTCGATCGGCCCGCTGCCGAGCGCCGAGACCGTGAGTTTCCCGGCCGAGCAGACCTACAGCGACGGACGAGTCGTCGCCTGGAACCAGCCGCCCGCCGCCGACGGCAGCGAGCCCGAGCACCCCGCACCCACTCTCACCCTGGCCACGGCGCCCGGTGATACCGCCGCCGACGGCCACCACGTCGGCACCGAGGCCGCACACGCCGACGACGCGAGCGACGAGACCGCCCGCTGGCTCGGCGGAATCGGCTTGGCGCTCGGCCTGTTCGCGGTCGCGCTCGGTCTGGGCACCGTCATCCGAGGACGGCGCGCATGA
- a CDS encoding class I SAM-dependent methyltransferase, which translates to MAQDDRFTRAFDTAGSDFDRLGVHLWNPIGSATVAATAPRPGERVLDACCGTGASALPAARAVGAGGHVDAVDLSAALIGELARHAAALPQVRTHVADATTWPHDGYDVVQAVPSVFFFPDMAAGTEHLISRARPGGRVGCTIWRRGSMVLAGKHLGNAIAAVTGTPVRERPEHPVDRIDNAEAFGSWLTERGLTDVTVVEHPLRLALTPELAWLIVTGSGFVGALADLDPDQVAAVHRRYLDSLAAAGVTDIDATTLIGVGTRVAANPPRTRADTVAS; encoded by the coding sequence GTGGCTCAGGACGATCGGTTCACCCGTGCATTCGACACCGCCGGAAGCGATTTCGATCGCCTCGGCGTCCATCTGTGGAACCCCATCGGGTCCGCGACGGTGGCGGCCACCGCGCCCAGGCCCGGCGAGCGGGTGCTGGATGCGTGTTGCGGCACGGGTGCGTCGGCGCTGCCCGCGGCCCGCGCGGTCGGGGCGGGCGGCCACGTCGACGCGGTGGACCTTTCGGCGGCGTTGATCGGCGAACTCGCCCGTCACGCTGCGGCATTGCCGCAGGTACGCACGCATGTGGCCGATGCGACCACCTGGCCGCACGACGGCTACGACGTGGTGCAGGCGGTGCCGAGCGTCTTCTTCTTCCCCGACATGGCCGCGGGCACCGAGCACCTGATCTCCCGGGCACGGCCCGGCGGCCGGGTGGGGTGCACGATCTGGCGACGTGGGTCGATGGTGCTCGCGGGCAAACATCTGGGAAACGCGATCGCTGCGGTCACCGGCACGCCGGTGCGGGAGCGGCCCGAGCATCCCGTCGATCGGATCGACAACGCCGAGGCCTTCGGGTCGTGGCTCACCGAGCGGGGACTGACCGATGTCACCGTCGTCGAGCACCCGCTCCGACTGGCACTGACTCCCGAGCTCGCCTGGCTGATCGTCACCGGCTCGGGCTTCGTCGGCGCGTTGGCCGACCTCGACCCCGACCAGGTCGCCGCCGTACACCGCCGCTACCTCGACTCGCTGGCTGCCGCCGGCGTCACCGACATCGACGCGACCACGCTGATCGGTGTCGGTACTCGCGTTGCGGCAAACCCCCCGCGTACCAGGGCCGATACAGTGGCCTCATGA
- a CDS encoding DUF6474 family protein: MGLFTKRTRRPSRRAEAKALKHKAGLEAKLAAKNERKARRVEARTQRKVAKQQIATLKAEEKAAVKAAARAERDPFSAGQVKKYIGVARVLVPVLAPLAYRGATYLRGQLDTRRAQQLGIGVHQLADYSGHGAKLQARIANTEAALGRVEDNGEETRTFVAATRDRLASLDTAVRTAEQMPAGRRRAVHASISHELSGIEADVLARLGVR, from the coding sequence ATGGGGTTGTTCACGAAGCGCACACGGCGCCCTAGCCGCCGAGCCGAGGCCAAGGCCCTCAAACACAAGGCCGGGCTGGAGGCCAAGCTGGCCGCGAAGAACGAGCGCAAGGCCCGGCGGGTGGAGGCGCGCACCCAGCGCAAGGTCGCCAAGCAGCAGATCGCCACCCTGAAAGCCGAGGAGAAGGCCGCCGTCAAGGCCGCGGCCAGGGCCGAACGCGATCCGTTCAGCGCCGGGCAGGTCAAGAAGTACATCGGCGTGGCCCGGGTGCTGGTGCCGGTGCTCGCGCCGCTGGCCTACCGCGGCGCCACCTACCTGCGCGGCCAGCTCGACACCCGGCGCGCCCAGCAGCTCGGCATCGGCGTGCATCAGCTCGCCGACTACAGCGGGCACGGCGCCAAGCTGCAGGCCCGCATCGCCAACACCGAGGCCGCGCTGGGCCGGGTCGAGGACAACGGCGAGGAGACGCGCACCTTCGTCGCCGCCACCCGCGACCGGCTGGCGAGCCTGGACACCGCCGTCCGCACCGCCGAGCAGATGCCCGCCGGGCGCAGGCGCGCGGTGCACGCCTCGATCTCCCACGAACTGTCCGGCATCGAAGCCGACGTGCTCGCCCGCCTCGGCGTGCGCTGA
- a CDS encoding CopD family protein gives MSAPTTGRDAAALLAVVPAGLLGVGLAWLLARPDPAPVAGVVRVLADCAGATVLGLAALPRLHDRLRPPWLALAVLGGVWWVAEGAVLLFEAADVVGVPVGELDPRRFGTYLTGVSGGQIGVAVLVGTAVLTGYAALAYRRGDDPSPDLVLVFAAVALALRPVTGHMSQQPLGSILAAVHALAAGTWFGVLVALALVVRGRREWAATLPRYSALAVPLVAVVGVTGIVNGLIRLGGLTALLDTGYGRILLAKATLLAVLLALGWWWRRDWVRRAADHRMDAAASLRRAVLEVAVMAVAFGLAAVLAVTA, from the coding sequence GTGAGCGCACCGACGACCGGGCGGGACGCCGCCGCGCTGCTCGCCGTCGTCCCCGCCGGACTGCTCGGGGTCGGGCTGGCCTGGCTGCTGGCCCGCCCCGATCCGGCTCCGGTCGCGGGTGTCGTGCGGGTGCTGGCCGATTGCGCGGGCGCGACCGTGCTCGGCCTGGCCGCGCTGCCCCGCCTGCACGACCGGTTGCGTCCGCCCTGGCTGGCGCTGGCGGTGCTGGGCGGCGTGTGGTGGGTCGCCGAAGGCGCGGTGCTGCTGTTCGAAGCGGCCGACGTCGTCGGCGTGCCGGTGGGCGAGCTGGACCCGCGGCGCTTCGGCACCTACCTCACCGGGGTCAGCGGCGGCCAGATCGGCGTCGCCGTGCTCGTGGGCACCGCCGTCCTCACCGGGTACGCGGCCCTGGCCTACCGCCGCGGCGACGACCCCTCCCCCGACCTGGTCCTGGTGTTCGCCGCGGTCGCCCTGGCGCTGCGCCCCGTCACCGGCCACATGTCCCAGCAGCCGCTCGGCTCGATCCTGGCCGCCGTGCACGCCCTCGCCGCGGGCACCTGGTTCGGCGTCCTGGTGGCGCTGGCCCTGGTCGTCCGCGGCCGGCGCGAATGGGCCGCGACCCTGCCGCGCTACTCCGCGCTGGCCGTGCCGCTGGTCGCGGTGGTCGGGGTGACCGGCATCGTCAACGGCCTCATCCGCCTCGGTGGCCTCACCGCGCTGCTCGACACCGGCTACGGCCGCATCCTGCTCGCCAAGGCGACCCTGCTGGCCGTCCTGCTCGCCCTCGGCTGGTGGTGGCGCCGGGACTGGGTCCGCCGCGCCGCCGACCACCGAATGGACGCCGCCGCCTCCCTCCGCCGCGCGGTGCTGGAGGTCGCGGTGATGGCCGTGGCCTTCGGCTTGGCCGCCGTCCTCGCGGTCACCGCCTGA
- a CDS encoding TMEM165/GDT1 family protein — translation MITTIALSIGIVFLAELGDKSQLMALTFALRYRWWVVLGGIATASAGVHILSVAVGHFLGAALPTRAIALVAALTFLAVGLWTLREHLVGGEEDAPPAPRSSRAPFLVVLSAFLLAELGDRTMFATAALATDNHWFGVWIGSTVGMVAADGLAIALGILLGKHLPEHIIGIAAGLLFLLFGGATLLSALAPALSAVAGLALAALLPAAAGAAMLIRKRRRAAAGAGREPDPLAVPRPE, via the coding sequence ATGATCACCACCATCGCGCTGAGCATCGGCATCGTGTTCCTCGCCGAACTCGGTGACAAGTCCCAGCTGATGGCGCTGACCTTCGCGTTGCGTTACCGCTGGTGGGTCGTGCTCGGCGGGATCGCGACCGCGTCCGCGGGCGTGCACATCCTCTCGGTGGCCGTCGGCCACTTCCTCGGTGCCGCGTTGCCGACCCGCGCCATCGCCCTGGTGGCCGCGCTGACCTTCCTCGCTGTCGGCCTGTGGACCCTGCGCGAGCACCTGGTCGGCGGTGAGGAGGACGCACCGCCCGCCCCGCGCAGCAGCCGTGCGCCGTTCCTGGTGGTGCTGTCGGCCTTCCTGCTCGCCGAGCTCGGCGACCGCACCATGTTCGCGACCGCAGCCCTGGCCACCGACAACCACTGGTTCGGCGTGTGGATCGGCTCCACCGTCGGCATGGTGGCCGCCGACGGCCTGGCCATCGCGCTGGGCATCCTGCTCGGCAAGCACCTGCCCGAGCACATCATCGGTATCGCCGCGGGCCTGCTGTTCCTGCTCTTCGGCGGTGCCACGCTGCTGTCGGCGCTGGCGCCCGCGCTGTCCGCGGTCGCGGGCCTCGCGCTGGCGGCGCTGCTGCCCGCGGCAGCGGGCGCCGCGATGCTGATCCGCAAGCGCAGGCGGGCCGCCGCCGGCGCCGGCCGCGAGCCCGATCCGCTCGCGGTGCCGCGCCCGGAGTAG
- the rraA gene encoding ribonuclease E activity regulator RraA, translated as MPEPANTESTVVATADLADEIGPEIRSCDTQFIQFGGRAAFAGRITTIRCFQDNLLVKQTLGEPGEGKVLVVDGGASVHTALVGDIIAGRGVDNGWAGVIVNGAVRDSAILRTLDIGIKALGTNPRKSTQTGSGERDVPVEFGGVTFVPGEMLYSDHDGIVVRAE; from the coding sequence ATGCCCGAACCAGCGAACACCGAGTCAACCGTCGTCGCCACCGCCGATCTCGCCGACGAGATCGGCCCCGAGATCCGCAGCTGCGACACCCAGTTCATCCAATTCGGCGGGCGCGCCGCGTTCGCCGGCCGTATCACCACCATCCGCTGCTTCCAGGACAACCTGCTGGTGAAGCAGACCCTCGGCGAGCCGGGGGAGGGCAAGGTGCTCGTCGTCGACGGCGGCGCGAGCGTGCACACCGCTCTGGTGGGCGACATCATCGCCGGCCGCGGCGTGGACAACGGCTGGGCGGGCGTGATCGTCAACGGTGCCGTGCGCGACTCGGCGATCCTGCGCACCCTCGACATCGGCATCAAGGCGCTGGGCACCAACCCGCGCAAGAGCACCCAGACCGGCAGCGGCGAGCGCGACGTGCCGGTGGAGTTCGGCGGCGTGACCTTCGTGCCCGGCGAGATGCTCTACAGCGACCACGACGGGATCGTGGTGCGGGCCGAGTGA
- a CDS encoding TM0106 family RecB-like putative nuclease, whose protein sequence is MDSAHPGALADVTEDAGVRQRREAAAAHRARVRDLLVAAAPEQWVIIDPALRAADRAEATVRACAAGAQRIWGALLPQEPDTGRRGGVEILLRDADRGGYIPVIVVNHKVTDPRRPEPADFHPTTSDPFHWDPQPDPARKLRQQPRDQQRLAHLYRMLQRHGLASPGLLGGVIGLQFDRILVHDVAPLLAEYDRRYADRIAVVRGQVPTVPAKVPECRQCPWWTRGMGGPSCEQWLIQRRDVSLVAPGSRAEVLRAHGVTTIDELADWTGPDPEDWQHGPFDEAVVTARAWLAGAPLVRRFEQVRVRRADVEVDVDLESYQEHGAYLWGTLLDGQYRPFVTWDPLPTEDEGRSFGEFWTWLMTVRAQAHAAGKTFAAYCYSRTAEDKWLYESARRFAGRPGVPTVEQVRAFVDGPEWVDMFQAVTEQFICPNGKGLKKIAPVAGFAWRDPEASGEASMSWYRLAVGYDAAPDLGQRTRLLEYNEDDVRATMTLREWMSPRVPDPHCAALEVPSLADFARRSDLGGAAGAEAAAGPRPAAGSLGRGGTIAT, encoded by the coding sequence ATGGATTCGGCGCATCCGGGCGCGCTGGCCGACGTCACCGAGGACGCGGGGGTGCGTCAGCGCCGCGAGGCCGCCGCCGCGCACCGGGCCAGGGTGCGCGATCTGCTCGTCGCCGCCGCGCCCGAGCAGTGGGTGATCATCGACCCGGCGCTGCGCGCCGCCGACCGCGCCGAAGCCACCGTGCGCGCCTGTGCCGCGGGGGCGCAACGCATCTGGGGCGCGCTGCTGCCGCAGGAACCCGACACCGGACGGCGCGGCGGTGTGGAGATCCTGTTGCGCGACGCCGACCGCGGCGGCTACATCCCGGTCATCGTGGTCAATCACAAGGTCACCGATCCGCGCAGGCCCGAGCCCGCCGATTTCCACCCCACCACCTCCGACCCGTTCCACTGGGATCCGCAACCCGATCCGGCCCGCAAACTGCGCCAGCAGCCGCGCGACCAGCAACGCCTGGCCCACCTGTACCGGATGCTGCAACGGCACGGCCTGGCCAGCCCCGGCCTGCTCGGTGGCGTCATCGGCCTGCAGTTCGACCGGATCCTGGTGCACGACGTGGCCCCCCTGCTCGCCGAATACGACCGCCGCTACGCCGACCGCATCGCGGTGGTGCGCGGGCAGGTGCCCACCGTTCCCGCGAAGGTGCCCGAGTGCAGGCAGTGCCCGTGGTGGACCAGGGGCATGGGCGGCCCCAGCTGCGAGCAGTGGTTGATCCAGCGACGGGACGTGAGCCTGGTGGCGCCGGGCTCCCGCGCCGAGGTGCTGCGCGCGCACGGCGTCACCACCATCGACGAACTGGCCGACTGGACCGGCCCCGACCCCGAGGACTGGCAGCACGGGCCGTTCGACGAGGCCGTGGTCACCGCGCGGGCGTGGTTGGCGGGCGCGCCGCTGGTGCGCCGCTTCGAGCAGGTCCGGGTCCGCCGCGCCGATGTGGAGGTCGACGTCGACCTGGAGAGCTACCAGGAGCACGGCGCCTACCTGTGGGGCACCCTGCTCGACGGGCAGTACCGCCCGTTCGTCACCTGGGACCCGCTGCCCACCGAGGACGAGGGCCGCTCCTTCGGCGAGTTCTGGACCTGGCTGATGACGGTGCGCGCGCAGGCCCACGCCGCGGGCAAGACCTTCGCCGCCTACTGCTATTCGCGCACCGCCGAGGACAAGTGGCTCTACGAGTCGGCGCGCCGGTTCGCGGGCAGGCCGGGCGTGCCGACGGTCGAGCAGGTGCGCGCCTTCGTGGACGGCCCGGAATGGGTGGACATGTTCCAGGCCGTCACCGAGCAGTTCATCTGCCCCAACGGCAAGGGCTTGAAGAAGATCGCTCCGGTCGCCGGGTTCGCCTGGCGCGATCCCGAGGCGAGTGGTGAGGCGTCGATGAGCTGGTACCGGCTGGCCGTCGGCTACGACGCGGCGCCGGACCTCGGCCAGCGCACCCGGCTGCTGGAATACAACGAGGACGACGTGCGCGCCACCATGACCCTGCGCGAGTGGATGTCGCCGCGGGTGCCCGACCCGCACTGCGCGGCGCTCGAGGTGCCCTCGCTCGCCGACTTCGCCCGGCGGTCCGACCTGGGCGGCGCGGCCGGCGCGGAGGCCGCCGCCGGCCCGCGACCGGCAGCCGGTTCGCTCGGTCGCGGCGGTACCATCGCGACGTGA
- a CDS encoding SRPBCC family protein, translating into MTVVKIVGDCAASAESAFRYVNDYRNLPRFLHGIQSFTPVGSRTEGVGAVFDGTMKLGPATLHSRVEVVRWEEGAAIGIKSIKGFDLESTFLFHPRGEDRSTVDAIVDYRVPGGLAGKALGRTIEPFVKIAVKHTNDNLLRQIAEFHAHGAA; encoded by the coding sequence ATGACCGTTGTGAAGATCGTCGGCGATTGCGCCGCTTCGGCCGAGTCGGCGTTCCGGTATGTGAACGACTACCGCAACCTGCCGCGGTTCCTGCACGGCATCCAGTCGTTCACGCCGGTGGGGAGTCGGACCGAAGGGGTGGGAGCGGTGTTCGACGGGACGATGAAGCTGGGCCCGGCGACGCTGCACTCCCGGGTCGAGGTGGTGCGCTGGGAGGAAGGCGCGGCCATCGGCATCAAGTCGATCAAGGGCTTCGACCTCGAGTCGACGTTTCTGTTCCATCCGCGCGGGGAGGACCGCTCGACGGTCGACGCCATCGTGGACTACCGGGTGCCCGGCGGGCTCGCGGGCAAAGCGCTCGGCCGCACGATCGAGCCGTTCGTGAAGATCGCGGTGAAACACACCAACGACAACCTGCTCCGCCAGATCGCCGAGTTCCACGCCCACGGCGCGGCCTGA
- the htpG gene encoding molecular chaperone HtpG encodes MTEHVEQLEFQAETHQLLELMIHSVYSNKDTFLRELISNASDALDKLRLESFKDKDLHVDTADLHIELEVDKDNRILTVRDNGIGMSRAEVVDLIGTLAKSGTAELRRKLSEAKSEAAAEELIGQFGIGFYSTFMVADKVTLTTRKAGETGGTRWESSAGSSTYTIEDLAEAPQGTAVSLHLKPADEEDHLYDYTQEWKLREIVKKYSDFIAWPIRMQVERTVTEGEGEDKQEKTIVEEQTLNSRKALWTRPRGEVSDEEYKEFYKHVSHAWDEPLEIIPLKAEGTFEYQALLFLPSQAPFDLFTREHKRGVQLYVKRVFIMDNCEELMPEYLRFVKGVVDAQDLSLNVSREILQQDRQIQMIRKRLVKKVLATVKDLQQAEDQSKYQTFWREFGRVLKEGLLSDFDNRETILQVSSFASTHSDSELTTLAQYVERMPEGQDAIYYMTGESRQQVESSPHMEAFKAKGREVLILTDPVDEMWVGSVPEFDGKRFQSIAKGEVDLESEEEKKASEALREQQDKEFADLLSWLGKTLEENIKEVRLTNRLTTSPACLVGDVFDFTPMLERMYRASGQPVPVSKRILELNPTHPLVTGLRDAYDQRKQDADEGKVPELTETAELLYGTAVLAEGGELKDPARFAHILTDRLTRTL; translated from the coding sequence GTGACAGAGCACGTCGAACAACTCGAGTTCCAGGCAGAAACTCATCAGCTGCTCGAGCTGATGATCCATTCCGTCTACTCCAACAAGGACACCTTCCTCCGGGAGCTGATCTCGAACGCGTCCGACGCGCTGGACAAGCTGCGGCTGGAGTCCTTCAAGGACAAGGATCTGCACGTCGACACCGCCGACCTGCACATCGAGCTGGAGGTCGACAAGGACAACCGGATCCTCACCGTCCGGGACAACGGCATCGGCATGTCCCGCGCCGAGGTCGTGGACCTGATCGGCACCCTGGCCAAGTCCGGCACCGCCGAGTTGCGCCGCAAGCTGTCCGAAGCCAAGTCCGAGGCCGCCGCCGAGGAACTGATCGGCCAGTTCGGCATCGGCTTCTACTCGACCTTCATGGTCGCCGACAAGGTCACGCTGACCACCCGCAAGGCGGGCGAGACCGGCGGCACCCGCTGGGAGTCCAGCGCCGGGTCCTCGACCTACACCATCGAGGATCTGGCCGAGGCGCCGCAGGGCACCGCGGTGTCGCTGCATCTCAAGCCCGCCGACGAGGAAGACCACCTCTACGACTACACGCAGGAGTGGAAGCTCCGCGAGATCGTCAAGAAGTACTCCGACTTCATCGCCTGGCCGATCCGCATGCAGGTCGAGCGCACCGTCACCGAGGGCGAGGGCGAGGACAAGCAGGAGAAGACCATCGTCGAGGAGCAGACCCTCAATTCGCGCAAGGCGCTGTGGACGCGCCCGCGCGGTGAGGTCTCCGACGAGGAGTACAAGGAGTTCTACAAGCACGTCAGCCACGCCTGGGACGAGCCGCTCGAGATCATCCCGCTCAAGGCCGAGGGCACCTTCGAATACCAGGCGCTGCTGTTCCTGCCCTCGCAGGCGCCGTTCGACCTGTTCACCCGCGAGCACAAGCGCGGTGTGCAGCTCTACGTCAAGCGGGTGTTCATCATGGACAACTGCGAAGAGCTGATGCCGGAGTACCTGCGCTTCGTCAAGGGCGTGGTGGACGCGCAGGACCTCTCGCTCAACGTCTCCCGCGAGATCCTGCAACAGGACCGCCAGATCCAGATGATCCGCAAGCGCCTGGTCAAGAAGGTGCTCGCCACCGTCAAGGATCTCCAGCAGGCCGAGGACCAGAGCAAGTACCAGACCTTCTGGCGCGAGTTCGGCCGGGTTCTCAAGGAGGGCCTGCTCTCGGACTTCGACAACCGCGAGACCATCCTGCAGGTCAGCTCGTTCGCCTCGACGCACTCCGATTCCGAGCTCACCACGCTGGCGCAGTACGTCGAGCGGATGCCCGAGGGGCAGGACGCCATCTACTACATGACCGGCGAATCCCGCCAGCAGGTGGAGAGTTCGCCGCACATGGAGGCGTTCAAGGCCAAGGGTCGCGAGGTGCTGATCCTGACCGACCCGGTCGACGAGATGTGGGTCGGCTCGGTGCCGGAGTTCGACGGCAAGCGGTTCCAGTCCATCGCCAAGGGGGAGGTCGACCTGGAGTCGGAGGAGGAGAAGAAGGCCTCCGAGGCGCTGCGTGAACAGCAGGACAAGGAGTTCGCCGACCTGCTGAGCTGGCTGGGCAAGACGCTGGAGGAGAACATCAAGGAGGTGCGCCTGACCAACCGGCTCACCACCTCGCCCGCCTGCCTGGTGGGGGATGTGTTCGATTTCACGCCGATGCTGGAGCGGATGTACCGCGCGTCGGGTCAGCCGGTGCCCGTCAGCAAGCGGATCCTGGAGCTGAATCCGACGCATCCGCTGGTCACGGGCCTGCGCGACGCCTACGACCAGCGCAAGCAGGACGCCGACGAGGGCAAGGTGCCCGAGCTCACCGAGACCGCGGAGCTGCTCTACGGCACCGCGGTGCTCGCCGAGGGCGGCGAGCTGAAGGATCCGGCGCGTTTCGCGCACATCCTCACCGATCGGCTCACCCGCACGCTGTAG
- a CDS encoding RNA-binding S4 domain-containing protein gives MSDPVDVPITDDLIKLGQFLKLANLIDSGSEAKTVIAAGLVRVNDEVELRRGRQLQVGDVVVLAGHKVRVAAA, from the coding sequence ATGTCCGACCCTGTCGACGTCCCCATCACCGACGACCTGATCAAGCTCGGCCAGTTCCTCAAACTGGCCAACCTGATCGACTCCGGCTCGGAGGCCAAAACGGTGATCGCGGCCGGATTGGTGCGGGTGAACGACGAGGTCGAGCTACGCCGCGGCCGCCAGCTGCAGGTCGGCGACGTCGTGGTCCTCGCCGGTCACAAGGTGCGGGTGGCGGCCGCCTGA
- a CDS encoding copper resistance CopC family protein has translation MTARLLRIVLTALFAVGLALTAGGVAAAHSSAVGSVPENGARVDKGPERISVTFNEDLQPNFPSLTLVGPDGNLWSRGEPTVEGKTVSVAAGELGPAGEYTIAFRVTSADGHPVSGTRTFTLTTPGTGTPGDRADAAAESANGDGGVPLWVFVLGAVALFGAGLAVALFGFRGRGRG, from the coding sequence ATGACCGCCCGCCTGCTCCGGATCGTCCTCACCGCGTTGTTTGCGGTCGGGCTCGCACTCACGGCGGGCGGCGTGGCCGCCGCGCATTCCAGCGCGGTCGGCAGCGTGCCCGAGAACGGCGCGCGCGTCGACAAGGGCCCGGAGCGGATCAGCGTCACCTTCAACGAGGACCTGCAGCCCAACTTCCCCTCGCTCACGCTGGTCGGCCCCGACGGAAACCTGTGGTCCAGGGGCGAACCCACGGTCGAGGGCAAGACGGTGAGCGTCGCCGCCGGCGAGCTCGGCCCGGCGGGCGAGTACACCATCGCCTTCCGCGTCACCTCCGCCGACGGTCACCCCGTCAGCGGCACCCGCACCTTCACCCTCACCACCCCCGGCACCGGGACGCCCGGTGACCGCGCCGACGCAGCGGCGGAGTCCGCGAACGGTGACGGCGGTGTGCCGCTGTGGGTGTTCGTCCTGGGCGCCGTGGCGCTGTTCGGCGCGGGACTCGCCGTGGCGCTGTTCGGCTTCCGGGGCCGGGGTCGCGGCTGA
- a CDS encoding DUF5313 family protein: MSGRTSPNPAQRLAYICGATLPPSMSEWVLADLTGPGATRRYLTRILLPIIPVLSLLLLLPGPLWMGLAMMALLYLPLIYFTIALMYVYRRHRLLQHGLDPALADADVRARGAAERLAYERKHGRA; the protein is encoded by the coding sequence ATGAGCGGACGCACCTCTCCGAACCCGGCGCAGCGCCTGGCCTACATCTGCGGCGCCACGCTGCCGCCGTCGATGTCGGAGTGGGTGCTCGCCGATCTCACCGGTCCCGGCGCCACCCGCCGGTACCTCACCCGCATCCTGCTGCCGATCATCCCGGTGCTGTCGCTGTTACTGCTGCTGCCCGGGCCGTTGTGGATGGGGTTGGCGATGATGGCGCTGCTCTACCTGCCGCTGATCTACTTCACGATCGCGTTGATGTACGTCTACCGCAGGCACCGGTTGCTCCAGCACGGCCTGGACCCGGCGCTGGCCGACGCGGACGTGCGGGCCAGGGGCGCCGCCGAGCGACTGGCCTACGAACGCAAGCACGGGCGGGCCTGA